One region of Salvelinus sp. IW2-2015 linkage group LG1, ASM291031v2, whole genome shotgun sequence genomic DNA includes:
- the LOC111965246 gene encoding innate immunity activator protein isoform X3 gives MEGKEEISDTDSGIILHSGPDSPATIMKDVTTHTRAVKLKHKSLEDRLELCLLELKKLCIREAELTGRLSADYPLLPGEKPPQIRQRIGAAFKLDKQSIPQGAVNSELNSVEAELSLQLQITKAVQRLCCEEHQSKAVKRSRLQQCKREEKKVNQLQETAFQLRLQHGRSSPRPDCTSTQRDQGTSDDSSLSDSVLLDEVEEISQSSQPSVELPHLGGPVDPPQPPLDPSQPPGPSPHQPPTTTPTLEELQSRFNTSLELEAPPIEHSPWTESSLDQPYQKTKKKSRSGSSKSCSPATTPVLPPVDACCRDTALTLQFSSHLKLSYTQSNSAPSTPEMHLRRQLSLRLPNIEPPLNLDKDRGRTRVPRRLLTDYVVTSPGESPVLRAGYGNPIYHSSSETEDSNSEHSAPSYTSSPCREMPCDLPRQSQLTYKYQHSSPNDSHRPMAYPPGPSFYQNPQHQSSPSFHRGYYDDRMVYPSEMDMTRLYHGTPLPCHPSQYEHWYEEAPLHPQRALRSLPPHIRLSRAPSLREYPHHPSRGLPQQVVNEELKSWHQRKQFRPRSLDRQGAARVRSVQSPLTQHNKYHEQYHEQVPQRRVIQRAADGSQVQWFVDDNSEIVSQV, from the exons ATGGAGGGTAAAGAAGAGATCAGTGACACAGACAGTGGTATCATTCTCCATTCTG GCCCTGATAGTCCTGCCACCATTATGAAGGACGTGACCACTCACACCCGGGCCGTCAAGCTCAAGCACAAGTCACTGGAAGACCGGCTAGAGCTCTGCCTACTGGAGCTGAAGAAGCTTTGCATCCGAGAGGCT GAGCTGACTGGTCGGCTGTCTGCAGACTACCCTTTGCTGCCTGGGGAGAAGCCGCCTCAAATCCGCCAACGAATCGGAGCTGCCTTCAAACTAGACAAGCAGAGCATCCCACAAGGAGCAGTG AATTCTGAGCTGAACTCTGTGGAAGCTGAGCTATCCCTGCAGCTGCAGATAACCAAAGCGGTCCAAAGACTGTGCTGTGAGGAACACCAGAGCAAGGCGGTGAAGAGAAGCCGGTTACAGCAGTGCAAGCGTGAGGAGAAGAAAGTCAATCAACTGCAGGAAACAGCATTTCAGCTGCGCCTACAGCACGGGCGGTCTTCACCACGGCCAGACTGCACTAGCACACAGAGAG ATCAGGGCACTTCTGATGATAGCTCTCTGTCGGATTCGGTACTGCTCGACGAAG TAGAGGAGATTAGTCAGTCATCTCAACCATCCGTGGAGCTCCCTCACCTAGGAGGACCAGTAGATCCTCCCCAGCCTCCTCTTGACCCCTCACAACCCCCTGGGCCTAGCCCCCACCAGCCTCCCACTACTACTCCAACCCTGGAGGAGCTACAGTCACGTTTCAACACCAGCCTGGAATTGGAGGCCCCTCCCATCGAGCACTCGCCCTGGACAGAGTCCAGTCTGGACCAGCCTTACCAGAAGACCAAGAAGAAGTCACGCTCTGGTAGCAGCAAGTCATG TAGTCCAGCCACGACCCCTGTGTTGCCTCCTGTGGACGCCTGTTGTAGAGACACGGCCCTGACACTGCAGTTCTCCTCCCATCTCAAACTGAGCTACACCCAGTCCAACAGCGCCCCATCCACCCCGGAGATGCACCTTCGCCGCCAGCTCTCTCTCAG ACTTCCCAACATTGAGCCTCCATTGAACCTGGATAAGGATCGAGGACGTACCCGTGTTCCCAGGAGGCTACTAACGGATTACGTGGTAACGTCTCCAGGCGAGTCCCCTGTCCTGAGGGCAGGCTACGGAAATCCCATATACCATTCCAGCTCTGAGACTGAGGACAGTAACTCTGAACACTCTGCCCCATCCTACACCAGTTCACCATGTCGTGAGATGCCTTGTGACCTGCCCAGGCAGTCTCAGCTCACCTATAAGTACCAACACTCCAGCCCCAATGACAGTCATCGACCAATGGCCTACCCCCCAGGCCCCAGCTTCTACCAGAACCCCCAGCACCAGTCCAGCCCCAGCTTCCACAGGGGTTACTATGACGACAGGATGGTCTACCCTTCAGAGATGGACATGACCAGGCTGTATCATGGCACCCCGCTCCCCTGTCACCCCAGCCAGTATGAGCACTGGTACGAGGAGGCCCCTTTGCACCCCCAGCGGGCTCTCAGGTCCCTGCCCCCTCACATCAGACTGTCCCGCGCCCCTTCGCTCCGGGAGTATCCCCACCACCCATCCAGAGGCCTCCCCCAGCAGGTGGTAAACGAAGAGCTCAAGTCGTGGCACCAGCGCAAACAGTTCAGACCTCGCTCCCTGGACAGACAGGGCGCGGCCAGGGTGAGGAGTGTACAGTCACCTCTCACCCAGCACAACAAGTACCATGAACAGTACCATGAACAG GTTCCCCAGAGACGTGTCATCCAGAGGGCAGCGGACGGGTCCCAAGTACAGTGGTTTGTGGATGACAACTCTGAGATCGTCAGTCAGGTGTAG
- the LOC111965246 gene encoding innate immunity activator protein isoform X2, giving the protein MNVDMDMQISCSTHYKIGYLTYSIRRLTDMEGKEEISDTDSGIILHSGPDSPATIMKDVTTHTRAVKLKHKSLEDRLELCLLELKKLCIREAELTGRLSADYPLLPGEKPPQIRQRIGAAFKLDKQSIPQGAVNSELNSVEAELSLQLQITKAVQRLCCEEHQSKAVKRSRLQQCKREEKKVNQLQETAFQLRLQHGRSSPRPDCTSTQRDQGTSDDSSLSDSVLLDEEEISQSSQPSVELPHLGGPVDPPQPPLDPSQPPGPSPHQPPTTTPTLEELQSRFNTSLELEAPPIEHSPWTESSLDQPYQKTKKKSRSGSSKSCSPATTPVLPPVDACCRDTALTLQFSSHLKLSYTQSNSAPSTPEMHLRRQLSLRLPNIEPPLNLDKDRGRTRVPRRLLTDYVVTSPGESPVLRAGYGNPIYHSSSETEDSNSEHSAPSYTSSPCREMPCDLPRQSQLTYKYQHSSPNDSHRPMAYPPGPSFYQNPQHQSSPSFHRGYYDDRMVYPSEMDMTRLYHGTPLPCHPSQYEHWYEEAPLHPQRALRSLPPHIRLSRAPSLREYPHHPSRGLPQQVVNEELKSWHQRKQFRPRSLDRQGAARVRSVQSPLTQHNKYHEQYHEQVPQRRVIQRAADGSQVQWFVDDNSEIVSQV; this is encoded by the exons ACTCACAGACATGGAGGGTAAAGAAGAGATCAGTGACACAGACAGTGGTATCATTCTCCATTCTG GCCCTGATAGTCCTGCCACCATTATGAAGGACGTGACCACTCACACCCGGGCCGTCAAGCTCAAGCACAAGTCACTGGAAGACCGGCTAGAGCTCTGCCTACTGGAGCTGAAGAAGCTTTGCATCCGAGAGGCT GAGCTGACTGGTCGGCTGTCTGCAGACTACCCTTTGCTGCCTGGGGAGAAGCCGCCTCAAATCCGCCAACGAATCGGAGCTGCCTTCAAACTAGACAAGCAGAGCATCCCACAAGGAGCAGTG AATTCTGAGCTGAACTCTGTGGAAGCTGAGCTATCCCTGCAGCTGCAGATAACCAAAGCGGTCCAAAGACTGTGCTGTGAGGAACACCAGAGCAAGGCGGTGAAGAGAAGCCGGTTACAGCAGTGCAAGCGTGAGGAGAAGAAAGTCAATCAACTGCAGGAAACAGCATTTCAGCTGCGCCTACAGCACGGGCGGTCTTCACCACGGCCAGACTGCACTAGCACACAGAGAG ATCAGGGCACTTCTGATGATAGCTCTCTGTCGGATTCGGTACTGCTCGACGAAG AGGAGATTAGTCAGTCATCTCAACCATCCGTGGAGCTCCCTCACCTAGGAGGACCAGTAGATCCTCCCCAGCCTCCTCTTGACCCCTCACAACCCCCTGGGCCTAGCCCCCACCAGCCTCCCACTACTACTCCAACCCTGGAGGAGCTACAGTCACGTTTCAACACCAGCCTGGAATTGGAGGCCCCTCCCATCGAGCACTCGCCCTGGACAGAGTCCAGTCTGGACCAGCCTTACCAGAAGACCAAGAAGAAGTCACGCTCTGGTAGCAGCAAGTCATG TAGTCCAGCCACGACCCCTGTGTTGCCTCCTGTGGACGCCTGTTGTAGAGACACGGCCCTGACACTGCAGTTCTCCTCCCATCTCAAACTGAGCTACACCCAGTCCAACAGCGCCCCATCCACCCCGGAGATGCACCTTCGCCGCCAGCTCTCTCTCAG ACTTCCCAACATTGAGCCTCCATTGAACCTGGATAAGGATCGAGGACGTACCCGTGTTCCCAGGAGGCTACTAACGGATTACGTGGTAACGTCTCCAGGCGAGTCCCCTGTCCTGAGGGCAGGCTACGGAAATCCCATATACCATTCCAGCTCTGAGACTGAGGACAGTAACTCTGAACACTCTGCCCCATCCTACACCAGTTCACCATGTCGTGAGATGCCTTGTGACCTGCCCAGGCAGTCTCAGCTCACCTATAAGTACCAACACTCCAGCCCCAATGACAGTCATCGACCAATGGCCTACCCCCCAGGCCCCAGCTTCTACCAGAACCCCCAGCACCAGTCCAGCCCCAGCTTCCACAGGGGTTACTATGACGACAGGATGGTCTACCCTTCAGAGATGGACATGACCAGGCTGTATCATGGCACCCCGCTCCCCTGTCACCCCAGCCAGTATGAGCACTGGTACGAGGAGGCCCCTTTGCACCCCCAGCGGGCTCTCAGGTCCCTGCCCCCTCACATCAGACTGTCCCGCGCCCCTTCGCTCCGGGAGTATCCCCACCACCCATCCAGAGGCCTCCCCCAGCAGGTGGTAAACGAAGAGCTCAAGTCGTGGCACCAGCGCAAACAGTTCAGACCTCGCTCCCTGGACAGACAGGGCGCGGCCAGGGTGAGGAGTGTACAGTCACCTCTCACCCAGCACAACAAGTACCATGAACAGTACCATGAACAG GTTCCCCAGAGACGTGTCATCCAGAGGGCAGCGGACGGGTCCCAAGTACAGTGGTTTGTGGATGACAACTCTGAGATCGTCAGTCAGGTGTAG
- the LOC111965246 gene encoding innate immunity activator protein isoform X1, producing MNVDMDMQISCSTHYKIGYLTYSIRRLTDMEGKEEISDTDSGIILHSGPDSPATIMKDVTTHTRAVKLKHKSLEDRLELCLLELKKLCIREAELTGRLSADYPLLPGEKPPQIRQRIGAAFKLDKQSIPQGAVNSELNSVEAELSLQLQITKAVQRLCCEEHQSKAVKRSRLQQCKREEKKVNQLQETAFQLRLQHGRSSPRPDCTSTQRDQGTSDDSSLSDSVLLDEVEEISQSSQPSVELPHLGGPVDPPQPPLDPSQPPGPSPHQPPTTTPTLEELQSRFNTSLELEAPPIEHSPWTESSLDQPYQKTKKKSRSGSSKSCSPATTPVLPPVDACCRDTALTLQFSSHLKLSYTQSNSAPSTPEMHLRRQLSLRLPNIEPPLNLDKDRGRTRVPRRLLTDYVVTSPGESPVLRAGYGNPIYHSSSETEDSNSEHSAPSYTSSPCREMPCDLPRQSQLTYKYQHSSPNDSHRPMAYPPGPSFYQNPQHQSSPSFHRGYYDDRMVYPSEMDMTRLYHGTPLPCHPSQYEHWYEEAPLHPQRALRSLPPHIRLSRAPSLREYPHHPSRGLPQQVVNEELKSWHQRKQFRPRSLDRQGAARVRSVQSPLTQHNKYHEQYHEQVPQRRVIQRAADGSQVQWFVDDNSEIVSQV from the exons ACTCACAGACATGGAGGGTAAAGAAGAGATCAGTGACACAGACAGTGGTATCATTCTCCATTCTG GCCCTGATAGTCCTGCCACCATTATGAAGGACGTGACCACTCACACCCGGGCCGTCAAGCTCAAGCACAAGTCACTGGAAGACCGGCTAGAGCTCTGCCTACTGGAGCTGAAGAAGCTTTGCATCCGAGAGGCT GAGCTGACTGGTCGGCTGTCTGCAGACTACCCTTTGCTGCCTGGGGAGAAGCCGCCTCAAATCCGCCAACGAATCGGAGCTGCCTTCAAACTAGACAAGCAGAGCATCCCACAAGGAGCAGTG AATTCTGAGCTGAACTCTGTGGAAGCTGAGCTATCCCTGCAGCTGCAGATAACCAAAGCGGTCCAAAGACTGTGCTGTGAGGAACACCAGAGCAAGGCGGTGAAGAGAAGCCGGTTACAGCAGTGCAAGCGTGAGGAGAAGAAAGTCAATCAACTGCAGGAAACAGCATTTCAGCTGCGCCTACAGCACGGGCGGTCTTCACCACGGCCAGACTGCACTAGCACACAGAGAG ATCAGGGCACTTCTGATGATAGCTCTCTGTCGGATTCGGTACTGCTCGACGAAG TAGAGGAGATTAGTCAGTCATCTCAACCATCCGTGGAGCTCCCTCACCTAGGAGGACCAGTAGATCCTCCCCAGCCTCCTCTTGACCCCTCACAACCCCCTGGGCCTAGCCCCCACCAGCCTCCCACTACTACTCCAACCCTGGAGGAGCTACAGTCACGTTTCAACACCAGCCTGGAATTGGAGGCCCCTCCCATCGAGCACTCGCCCTGGACAGAGTCCAGTCTGGACCAGCCTTACCAGAAGACCAAGAAGAAGTCACGCTCTGGTAGCAGCAAGTCATG TAGTCCAGCCACGACCCCTGTGTTGCCTCCTGTGGACGCCTGTTGTAGAGACACGGCCCTGACACTGCAGTTCTCCTCCCATCTCAAACTGAGCTACACCCAGTCCAACAGCGCCCCATCCACCCCGGAGATGCACCTTCGCCGCCAGCTCTCTCTCAG ACTTCCCAACATTGAGCCTCCATTGAACCTGGATAAGGATCGAGGACGTACCCGTGTTCCCAGGAGGCTACTAACGGATTACGTGGTAACGTCTCCAGGCGAGTCCCCTGTCCTGAGGGCAGGCTACGGAAATCCCATATACCATTCCAGCTCTGAGACTGAGGACAGTAACTCTGAACACTCTGCCCCATCCTACACCAGTTCACCATGTCGTGAGATGCCTTGTGACCTGCCCAGGCAGTCTCAGCTCACCTATAAGTACCAACACTCCAGCCCCAATGACAGTCATCGACCAATGGCCTACCCCCCAGGCCCCAGCTTCTACCAGAACCCCCAGCACCAGTCCAGCCCCAGCTTCCACAGGGGTTACTATGACGACAGGATGGTCTACCCTTCAGAGATGGACATGACCAGGCTGTATCATGGCACCCCGCTCCCCTGTCACCCCAGCCAGTATGAGCACTGGTACGAGGAGGCCCCTTTGCACCCCCAGCGGGCTCTCAGGTCCCTGCCCCCTCACATCAGACTGTCCCGCGCCCCTTCGCTCCGGGAGTATCCCCACCACCCATCCAGAGGCCTCCCCCAGCAGGTGGTAAACGAAGAGCTCAAGTCGTGGCACCAGCGCAAACAGTTCAGACCTCGCTCCCTGGACAGACAGGGCGCGGCCAGGGTGAGGAGTGTACAGTCACCTCTCACCCAGCACAACAAGTACCATGAACAGTACCATGAACAG GTTCCCCAGAGACGTGTCATCCAGAGGGCAGCGGACGGGTCCCAAGTACAGTGGTTTGTGGATGACAACTCTGAGATCGTCAGTCAGGTGTAG